DNA sequence from the Excalfactoria chinensis isolate bCotChi1 chromosome 7, bCotChi1.hap2, whole genome shotgun sequence genome:
TGGCGATTTAAAGAATgttctttgtgcttttccttATGCTCTTTGCTAACATGAGGACTcgaatgtttgctttttccactACCCTCATCTGATGAGCTATgcctttctgaagaagaaacttTAATTTTCATCTTCAGCTCCTCCTTACTGGCACCCTTTTCTGTGGGTGGGATTGGAATACGGAGTTTGAGCGAGCCactcttttccttcttatcAGTCAAGTGTTTTTCAGGCTTCTCTGCATTCGCAATaggaattttcattttaataggAGACGTAACAGAagtgctgctggctggctgtgccTGCACGTGCTTTTTATGTGTCTGTTCACCTGGAGTTGCTACATAGTGTTCTCTTACATCTAGTTCAAGGGTTTCTAGTTTGCGTTTCTCTCTGTATTTATCCAAAGACATTTTTTGAGGAATTATTATAGGAGCAGCAACTTGTCCGTGGTGTTTGTTTCCTGACTTATGAGAATATTCTTGTTTGACAGTAGAATGTTCAGCAAGTTTGTCAGGTCTGTGATGCACTCCAGAGTGTAACTGCACAGATGTTCCTTGTTGGAAGTTCATATTATACTGATTAGGAGGTAACCCCTCCTGTTTTTGAGAGTATATTTGTTCCGTCCTTGTTTGTTCTTGATGCTGAGGCCATTCCTGGTGTGATGCCAAATTGTATGAGGTACTTGGCATTCCTGTTGCTAGTATTGCCAAATTTTCAGGTGCATGACTGTCTGGGACAGAAATACTTCCTGAGGTCAGAGGTACCGGTGCAGGAAATGAAGTCGATGGTTTTTGGAAACTTGTGTTTGCAGCTACACCAGTAACTGTATCCACCAAAATGGAATTCTGGACCAAAGATGAACCAAGAAGCGAGTTCTCAGATACCTGTCCATCACCTTTAGGTTTCTTAGCAGCTTGGTTAGCCTGAAGATGTGAGAAAATACAAATCTTAGAATGCtagtaaaaaaaaccaacaactaaaTTAGCTTAGGATAAAAGCTGACTCAAAGTTTCATCCCCCAGCTGTGCTAGGGGAATAAAAAGCAGCTCATAGTTCTTCTGGGAACTTCTTTTTGCTGCACTGATATAGGAAAATTTCTTACCCTCCAATTTCTAATTCTCTTCAGCCTGCTCGGTGTTTTCTCCAGTATCTGAAGAAACTCGTGAGTTAGTTCTGAgtagagaaacaaagaagatgTTTTACATCTGAGTTTGTAATAAGTAGGTTCAACTTCTATAACTTTTCTAGGCTTCAGCGGTTGTTAGTGCAGGCTACACATGATTTGAATCATTTAATCAAAATCTCGTTTGACAAGTgctgaacaaaaaaataaagctacacTGTTTCACTAAGACAGACCTCTAACCACCACACATGCTCTGCAAAGCAGGTCTACATTTCCAGTGTTGTTCATACTCTTGCAGAATCTGCATTTATTAGATGAAAAATTTCCTAGAGGAAACTGTACAAACAAAAGCTCCTGAAGTAACACACCTGTCATCCAGCTTAAGTATTTACTGTGTGAAGTTAAGAAGTTTAGACTTTATAGGAAATTTAAGTCATGGTTTTAGTTACTCCACTGAACTTAAGGAACAACCAGTAATAGCTCTGAGCAAAATATCAGCCATCTGACCCTTTGAAGCACTATTTTAAACAACAGTTTCTGATTTGTGCTCAAGGCAAAGTAGCCGGCTGtgtttagaaggaaaaaaaccctttgAAAGTTGTGTGGCCACAAGGAAACACAGATCTCCATACATGTCAGCTTgcataaaataattacttttaattgaaatttaattttactCATAAGCTAAAAAAATTAGCGACAGAGTAAACCTACTGCAGGTCTAGAAAACTGGCTTCTCCAGAACTCCAAAGCAAGttagggccacaaaaatgatccaggGAATGGAACACCTgtcctacaaggacaggctgagaaagctggggctcttcagcctggagaagagaaggatgcaAGGTGATCTGATAGCTGCCTTTCAGAATCTAatggggagctacaggaaagaaggggacagactctttagcagggcctgtggtgatagaacaaaggGCAACAGCTTCAAGTTCAGGAAcggtagatttaggttagatttaAGGGAAAATCTTTTACAGCAaaggtgatgaggcactggaacatgtttACCTAGTATTGTGGttgatgctccatccctggagactttgaAGGgaaggctggatcaggccctgggcaacccaatctagctgtggtgtccctgtttgctgcaggggagttggactagatggccctcagaggtcccttccagctcttaAGGATTCTACAATACTATGACTGTAAGTTACAAACCAGATTTACTCCAATTGTGAAAGTGCCTCACCAATTTAATCCACTTGAGTCCCTGTTACACACACCAATGCTTAAGAATTTATTGGGGTTCACTGTGGGCTTACAGAACATCTCACAAGATGCCTGCTCACCACACATGCATAGCCAACAGCCAGATGAGAAGGCAGAGTAGTATTTCAAGCTACAGCTACAACCTGAGGAACCCTAAGACAGAAGCATCTAAACTTACACCTTCAAGTTCATTCTGATTTTGTGCTTCACATGGCACCTGCTTAGATATTCACTTTTAAAGAATTTTGtcattaagaaggaaaaatctcAGCAAACATGAAATGCAGGGCATGGGGAGCTATGGTGGGCCATATAATGCCTGCACACTTGTACCACTCCTCTGAAACAAGTTCTTCCATCTAGAACTACCAGCAAAGCCCAAAAGATTTGAGAACCCAAATATAACAGGCCTTAAATTCAGACTCCACTGTAGTAAATTCAGTTCCTAAGTCTTTGGAACTTGCCAATCCACAAACTATCAGGATAGCACATTCAACAAGAGAACACCATTTCTGCAATTGTTTGAGAGGCGATACCAAATTGTTAACATAGAATTACCCTTGTTATATTTGGCAGTGTTATGTTATGACTTGAGAACAGTTGTCTCAGTGACAGTGAAACCAGAAATTTGAACATTGATGTACATAAAATTATCAGAACCACATGGATTTGCACACATGTTCCTCTGCCCAGTTTCCTTGTTATGGAaatcatttaaaagcaaaactctGACCTGCACCTACAAAAGGTACATGGAAATCCCATCCCACAAGTTTAAAAAGATGGGTTCCATAACTGTCTTCCTCAGTTCTTCCCTCTCTTATACCTTTGTCTTATATGAGGATTCAGTATGTGAGATCAGTGAGACTTGTTTTGGGATTAAAGCTATACTCTTACAATACTATGCTACTATTTTTACAGCCACATTCATAAGCATTTGAATCTCAGGATGTGAAAAGGCAGCATCACTTACCATCTAGTAATTCCAGAGTAACTGAAGGATCTACATATTCCCACCAGTGTTTTCCATCAGTTGATACTGGAATCTCCCAGTTGGACCACTTGCAGGCCAAGTGAATGCACACACAAGCTATCACTGTAGGCTTGTATTGAAGACAGAACGTAGTAAGGTGAAGACTGTTGCACACAAATTTTGTAATGAGGAACCAAAGGAAATCAAACATGTAAAAcaggaaaaccaaacaaatcagCCATTAACATACAGCTTAAGATCATCTGTCAAACAACAGCAGTCAAACAGCAGTACATGGAacaattttctgtttaaattctTAAGATGCCTCACTGCATTAGTAAAACTGAGGGCAAGGCATTTATCTGACAAAATTTAATATAAAGTCTGGTCAATAGGAAATAAAGTCACCATTCATTCTTCTGTACTTAAGTActataaaataaatcagtgtaatATGGACAATTAAAATGTTAACCACAGTTAAAAAATACAGCTCATTATACAGTCTTTGATTTAGATGATTAGATGAAGATACCCCGAGTTTCACAGAGGCCAAGTGAGTTACTTTTGAGCTTAGCTTTCACCATGCCTGAGTTTGCAGTACTTGTGAACTCAACTGTAGCTTCtagctggcagcagcacacaggctTTGGTTCAGCTTCACTGATTTATCGCAGCTTAACAGCTGCTTCAAATACTGAAATCTACCCACTAAAGAACCACCAAGAAATATTTGTCTGGAATAATTCTAACCAGCCAGTAGATGTTACATAAATACGAGATAGATCTAATGTAATCCTAATAAAGTGCAATGTTGTCTTGCAAGATAAACTGCAGTCATCAAGAAATCAACACTAAAGCCTACTCTTAAATTCTGTCTACAACAGTCTATCCATACACAGTCTCCATCTGGAATCAATTAACTTCAAATTTATGGAAGTACTTATGTTTTAAAACCAGTATTTAAGATTAAAGAGTTGTttctaaaagaaagaacactggATTACTTCTGGGCTAtttgaagagaacagaaatcaaTCAGATAAAAAATTTTTAGTCCCACTACAATTTTATAAGTTAAGATTGGATCAATATATTTAAAGTTAAGAGAAAACTGCCATTAACTAGAAGTGTAAACTAAAAATAGTTTTGTACTTACCAAGATCCTCGAATTTCTAGGTTAAGTTTAGCTCTTTGTAATCTTTAGCTGCTATTCAGGCTACCAATTTTAGACTTATGCACTCACAATCGAGAAAATGTCATCAGAAAGCACCACTACACTTCTCATTGTGCATTTAACCCCTTTGTGCCATCAAGCCCTTGTACAATACACCgcactgcaaacagaaaggtACCACCACTGTAGATGGCCCAGTCTCCTGTCGCAACAAGGGTAAGACACATGTAGGGGGCCCTGCAGTAAAGGAAGCTATAGTGTGCTACAACAGTGCAACAAAGAGGTTCAGGATAACAACCTGTTGGTAGCCATGAAATAGGATGTCTGTGCCAAATCCTTGCTtgctgtaagaaaaagaaaaacaaagtgattAAGGATCTGCACCAACTTATCAGGTTCTTTCCAAAATTAAAAGTTTTACCTTCCAAAAGCACCACTTAGCATTTTCATAGAACTGATTTGAATTAACTAGCTAGCCTTTAAAAAGTCTTTCCAAGGTACAGAAGTGTCCATTACATTCAGTAACTGGAGATGGACCAGTCCTTTGGTACGCTGACTCTCCCCTCACTCAACCCACAGAACTGTTTCCTTATCTACCCCACTAAAGCCTCATATATGAAACCACTCTTCTACAAGTACATGattccctccccccacccaaACAGTGGACTGCAGCAAGGCAGTCTATAAAAACCAATTGCTACAATGCAAGTTCTGCTCTTTGAGAGG
Encoded proteins:
- the CCNT2 gene encoding cyclin-T2 isoform X2 is translated as MEGGREEAGAALPPAGGAAGGGGGSVMAAAGSGAGTSARGGGGSSAASRWFFSREQLENTPSRRCGVEADKELSYRQQAANLIQDMGQRLNVSQLTINTAIVYMHRFYMHHSFTKFNRNIISPTALFLAAKVEEQPRKLEHVIKVVNACLHPHEPQLDTKCDAYLQQAQELVILETIMLQTLASKDLAQTSYFMATNSLHLTTFCLQYKPTVIACVCIHLACKWSNWEIPVSTDGKHWWEYVDPSVTLELLDELTHEFLQILEKTPSRLKRIRNWRANQAAKKPKGDGQVSENSLLGSSLVQNSILVDTVTGVAANTSFQKPSTSFPAPVPLTSGSISVPDSHAPENLAILATGMPSTSYNLASHQEWPQHQEQTRTEQIYSQKQEGLPPNQYNMNFQQGTSVQLHSGVHHRPDKLAEHSTVKQEYSHKSGNKHHGQVAAPIIIPQKMSLDKYREKRKLETLELDVREHYVATPGEQTHKKHVQAQPASSTSVTSPIKMKIPIANAEKPEKHLTDKKEKSGSLKLRIPIPPTEKGASKEELKMKIKVSSSERHSSSDEGSGKSKHSSPHVSKEHKEKHKEHSLNRHHSIGHKHSHSHSGGSNSGGSKHSTDGLTPTVLRSPVGLGLSSDGNSSSSSSSRKKLYSNDASHNHHSKMSKSSKSSGSSSSSSSVKQYVSSHNSVFNLPLPPPTPVTYQVGYGHLSTLVKLDRKPVENGPDASHQYSTNSQHMDYKDTFDMLDSLLSAQGMNI
- the CCNT2 gene encoding cyclin-T2 isoform X1 — encoded protein: MEGGREEAGAALPPAGGAAGGGGGSVMAAAGSGAGTSARGGGGSSAASRWFFSREQLENTPSRRCGVEADKELSYRQQAANLIQDMGQRLNVSQLTINTAIVYMHRFYMHHSFTKFNRNIISPTALFLAAKVEEQPRKLEHVIKVVNACLHPHEPQLDTKCDAYLQQAQELVILETIMLQTLGFEITIEHPHTDVVKCTQLVRASKDLAQTSYFMATNSLHLTTFCLQYKPTVIACVCIHLACKWSNWEIPVSTDGKHWWEYVDPSVTLELLDELTHEFLQILEKTPSRLKRIRNWRANQAAKKPKGDGQVSENSLLGSSLVQNSILVDTVTGVAANTSFQKPSTSFPAPVPLTSGSISVPDSHAPENLAILATGMPSTSYNLASHQEWPQHQEQTRTEQIYSQKQEGLPPNQYNMNFQQGTSVQLHSGVHHRPDKLAEHSTVKQEYSHKSGNKHHGQVAAPIIIPQKMSLDKYREKRKLETLELDVREHYVATPGEQTHKKHVQAQPASSTSVTSPIKMKIPIANAEKPEKHLTDKKEKSGSLKLRIPIPPTEKGASKEELKMKIKVSSSERHSSSDEGSGKSKHSSPHVSKEHKEKHKEHSLNRHHSIGHKHSHSHSGGSNSGGSKHSTDGLTPTVLRSPVGLGLSSDGNSSSSSSSRKKLYSNDASHNHHSKMSKSSKSSGSSSSSSSVKQYVSSHNSVFNLPLPPPTPVTYQVGYGHLSTLVKLDRKPVENGPDASHQYSTNSQHMDYKDTFDMLDSLLSAQGMNI
- the CCNT2 gene encoding cyclin-T2 isoform X4; protein product: MKAAFNLQLIPLCPAIPLCTCYTSKDLAQTSYFMATNSLHLTTFCLQYKPTVIACVCIHLACKWSNWEIPVSTDGKHWWEYVDPSVTLELLDELTHEFLQILEKTPSRLKRIRNWRANQAAKKPKGDGQVSENSLLGSSLVQNSILVDTVTGVAANTSFQKPSTSFPAPVPLTSGSISVPDSHAPENLAILATGMPSTSYNLASHQEWPQHQEQTRTEQIYSQKQEGLPPNQYNMNFQQGTSVQLHSGVHHRPDKLAEHSTVKQEYSHKSGNKHHGQVAAPIIIPQKMSLDKYREKRKLETLELDVREHYVATPGEQTHKKHVQAQPASSTSVTSPIKMKIPIANAEKPEKHLTDKKEKSGSLKLRIPIPPTEKGASKEELKMKIKVSSSERHSSSDEGSGKSKHSSPHVSKEHKEKHKEHSLNRHHSIGHKHSHSHSGGSNSGGSKHSTDGLTPTVLRSPVGLGLSSDGNSSSSSSSRKKLYSNDASHNHHSKMSKSSKSSGSSSSSSSVKQYVSSHNSVFNLPLPPPTPVTYQVGYGHLSTLVKLDRKPVENGPDASHQYSTNSQHMDYKDTFDMLDSLLSAQGMNI
- the CCNT2 gene encoding cyclin-T2 isoform X3, which codes for MEGGREEAGAALPPAGGAAGGGGGSVMAAAGSGAGTSARGGGGSSAASRWFFSREQLENTPSRRCGVEADKELSYRQQAANLIQDMGQRLNVSQLTINTAIVYMHRFYMHHSFTKFNRNIISPTALFLAAKVEEQPRKLEHVIKVVNACLHPHEPQLDTKCDAYLQQAQELVILETIMLQTLGFEITIEHPHTDVVKCTQLVRASKDLAQTSYFMATNSLHLTTFCLQYKPTVIACVCIHLACKWSNWEIPVSTDGKHWWEYVDPSVTLELLDELTHEFLQILEKTPSRLKRIRNWRANQAAKKPKGDGQVSENSLLGSSLVQNSILVDTVTGVAANTSFQKPSTSFPAPVPLTSGSISVPDSHAPENLAILATGMPSTSYNLASHQEWPQHQEQTRTEQIYSQKQEGLPPNQYNMNFQQGTSVQLHSGVHHRPDKLAEHSTVKQEYSHKSGNKHHGQVAAPIIIPQKMSLDKYREKRKLETLELDVREHYVATPGEQTHKKHVQAQPASSTSVTSPIKMKIPIANAEKPEKHLTDKKEKSGSLKLRIPIPPTEKGASKEELKMKIKVSSSERHSSSDEGSGKSKHSSPHVSKEHKEKHKEHSLNRHHSIGHKHSHSHSGGSNSGGSKHSTDGLTPTVLRSPVGLGLSSDGNSSSSSSSRKKLYSNDASHNHHSKMSKSSKSSGGLRTSQHPRETGQETSGERS